In Selenomonas sp. TAMA-11512, a genomic segment contains:
- a CDS encoding phosphatase: MQDLLDIHTHTLASGHAYSSPREMVAAARRKKLALYGMSEHTTLMPGTCHDFYFANLKVIRPEDDGIELLMGAELNIIDYGGSTDLMQFYLKNLDYAIASLHNPCIPPGTAEENTTALIGAMRNPKVCILGHPDNPAYPVDLERLVRAAKENRILLECNNSSYSLNSSRSGSREIGVQMLDLCRKHGVPVILGSDAHIDLDVGNHDNCMEVLAAADFPDSLVVNYDIDFFKSFLPKK; the protein is encoded by the coding sequence ATGCAAGATCTGCTCGATATACACACACATACGCTGGCCAGCGGACACGCTTATTCCAGCCCTCGCGAGATGGTCGCCGCCGCGCGGAGGAAAAAGCTCGCGCTCTATGGCATGAGCGAGCACACGACGCTGATGCCCGGCACCTGCCACGATTTTTACTTCGCCAATCTCAAGGTCATCCGTCCCGAAGATGACGGCATTGAGCTCTTAATGGGCGCGGAGCTCAACATCATTGACTACGGCGGCTCGACCGATCTCATGCAGTTCTATTTGAAAAACCTCGACTATGCCATTGCCAGCCTGCACAATCCCTGCATCCCTCCGGGGACTGCGGAGGAAAACACGACCGCGCTCATCGGCGCCATGCGGAACCCCAAGGTCTGCATCCTCGGCCACCCGGATAACCCCGCCTACCCCGTCGACCTGGAACGCCTTGTAAGAGCGGCGAAGGAGAACCGCATTCTCCTCGAGTGCAACAACAGCTCCTACAGCCTCAACTCCAGCCGCAGCGGCTCTCGGGAGATCGGTGTTCAAATGCTCGATCTCTGCAGGAAGCACGGCGTTCCCGTCATTCTCGGAAGTGACGCGCACATTGACCTCGACGTGGGCAATCACGACAACTGCATGGAAGTCCTCGCCGCCGCCGACTTCCCGGACAGCCTCGTCGTCAATTACGACATAGACTTCTTTAAGTCGTTCCTGCCGAAGAAATAA
- a CDS encoding HAD-IIB family hydrolase, translated as MKKKYLFFDIDGTLVAGGYGNTYTPEETKQALLQLRENGHFLAIATGRSQAMAVDMMRDMGFSNMVSDGGNGVTIDGELLGIEPMDAEACIALLQEAEEIGFPWGFCPENMVLRLVPDDRFYEATHDIYMENRVIEGLDPADYDTFYKINIACRRGDEKRLKSLSRLPWMRFQEEYIFVEPMDKSVGIRRIVDHFGGSYSDVVVFGDHWNDMSMFSDEWTCVAMGNAIPELKAKADFVTTDVDKGGILHACRHLGLI; from the coding sequence ATGAAAAAGAAGTATCTTTTTTTCGATATCGACGGGACACTCGTCGCCGGCGGCTATGGCAATACCTACACCCCGGAAGAGACGAAGCAGGCGCTCCTCCAGCTGCGTGAAAACGGGCATTTCCTTGCCATCGCCACGGGGCGCAGCCAGGCCATGGCCGTCGACATGATGCGCGATATGGGATTCTCCAATATGGTCAGCGACGGCGGCAACGGCGTCACCATTGACGGGGAGCTCTTAGGCATTGAGCCGATGGATGCCGAGGCGTGCATCGCCCTACTGCAGGAGGCGGAAGAGATCGGCTTTCCATGGGGCTTTTGCCCGGAGAATATGGTGCTTCGCCTTGTGCCCGATGATCGGTTTTACGAGGCGACACACGACATCTACATGGAAAATCGCGTGATCGAGGGGCTTGATCCTGCCGATTACGATACCTTTTACAAGATCAACATCGCCTGCAGGAGGGGGGATGAAAAGCGGCTGAAGTCGCTGTCCCGTCTTCCGTGGATGCGGTTTCAGGAGGAGTACATCTTTGTCGAGCCAATGGATAAGTCGGTCGGCATCCGACGCATTGTCGACCACTTCGGCGGAAGCTACAGCGATGTCGTCGTCTTCGGAGATCACTGGAATGATATGTCCATGTTTTCAGATGAGTGGACATGCGTCGCCATGGGCAACGCCATTCCCGAGCTCAAGGCAAAGGCGGACTTCGTCACGACCGACGTGGATAAGGGCGGCATCCTTCACGCGTGCAGGCATTTGGGACTGATATAG